In the genome of Palaemon carinicauda isolate YSFRI2023 chromosome 13, ASM3689809v2, whole genome shotgun sequence, one region contains:
- the LOC137651437 gene encoding uncharacterized protein PF3D7_1120000-like, whose protein sequence is MKEKWELRLSTRLKKHKWELRVKYKATEAQVGIEVKYKAKKAKVGIEVKAKVGIEVKYKPKEAKLSTRLKKHKWELRVKYKAKEAQVGIEVKYKAKEAQVGIEVKYKAKEAQVGIEVKAKVGIEVKYKTKEAKAGIEVKYKAKEAKVGIEVKAKVGIEVKYKPKEAKVKYKAIEAQVGIEVKYKAKEAQVGIEVKYKAKEAKVGIEIKNKVKEGKVGIEVKHKAKEAQVGIEVKYKTKMESLKLYHPQTTARIPFTETSASDERRSRRYMILKRRKNNSSRASRRNIFRD, encoded by the exons ATGAAGGAAAAGTGGGAATTGAGGTTAAGTACAAGGCTAAAGAAGCACAAGTGGGAATTGAGAGTTAAGTACAAGGCTACAGAAGCACAAGTGGGAATTGAGGTTAAGTACAAGGCTAAAAAAGCAAAAGTGGGAATTGAGGTTAAAGCAAAAGTGGGAATTGAGGTTAAGTACAAGCCTAAAGAAGCAAA GTTAAGTACAAGGCTAAAGAAGCACAAGTGGGAATTGAGAGTTAAGTACAAGGCTAAAGAAGCACAAGTGGGAATTGAGGTTAAGTACAAGGCTAAAGAAGCACAAGTGGGAATTGAGGTTAAGTACAAGGCTAAAGAAGCACAAGTGGGAATTGAGGTTAAAGCAAAAGTGGGAATTGAAGTAAAGTACAAGACTAAAGAAGCAAAAGCGGGAATTGAGGTTAAGTACAAGGCTAAAGAAGCAAAAGTGGGAATTGAGGTTAAAGCAAAAGTGGGAATTGAGGTTAAGTACAAGCCTAAAGAAGCAAA AGTTAAGTACAAGGCTATAGAAGCACAAGTGGGAATTGAGGTTAAGTACAAGGCTAAAGAAGCACAAGTGGGAATTGAGGTTAAGTACAAGGCCAAAGAAGCAAAAGTGGGAATTGAGATTAAGAACAAGGTTAAAGAAGGAAAAGTGGGAATTGAGGTTAAGCACAAGGCTAAAGAAGCACAAGTGGGAATTGAGGTTAAGTACAAGACTAAAATGGAGTCCCTGAAG CTTTACCACCCTCAAACCACAGCTCGAATTCCTTTTACAGAAACCAGCGCCAGTGATGAGAGACGCAGTAGACGGTACATGATTCTGAAACGTCGAAAAAATAATAGCTCTCGAGCATCTCGAAGAAACATCTTCAGAGATTAA